A genomic segment from Polyangium mundeleinium encodes:
- a CDS encoding AraC family transcriptional regulator ligand-binding domain-containing protein, with translation METICAQIQEENLGLRLALEADPSWMSLPGVLGMSLTGVREAIEVGCLYGRKLRGGAAQKNFHVGEDGLLRMIHVPAPHEPQWPRHFIEAGTAAIVVLLRRLTDAPIEALRVSFPHRAPEDISAHVSLFGTTDIRFEAPSTELVLPASVLELRPAKLA, from the coding sequence ATGGAGACGATCTGCGCGCAGATCCAGGAGGAGAACCTCGGCCTCCGCCTCGCCCTCGAGGCCGACCCGAGCTGGATGTCCCTCCCCGGGGTCCTCGGCATGAGCCTCACGGGCGTCCGCGAGGCCATCGAGGTCGGTTGCCTGTACGGTCGAAAGCTCCGGGGCGGGGCAGCGCAGAAAAACTTTCACGTGGGCGAGGACGGGCTGCTCCGCATGATTCACGTCCCCGCTCCCCACGAGCCGCAATGGCCACGCCATTTCATCGAAGCGGGCACCGCCGCGATCGTCGTGCTCCTGCGCCGCCTCACGGACGCCCCGATCGAGGCCCTGCGGGTGAGCTTCCCGCACCGAGCCCCCGAGGATATCAGCGCGCACGTATCGCTCTTCGGGACGACCGACATTCGCTTCGAGGCGCCGTCCACCGAGCTCGTGCTGCCGGCGTCCGTGCTCGAGCTCCGTCCGGCAAAGCTTGCGTGA
- a CDS encoding helix-turn-helix domain-containing protein, which yields MRDALERGAEASLGRVAQSLGMTSRTLQRRLAGAGVQFSDLLEQVRCDKALELVQRSRADYEEIAERVGFSDARSLRRALKRRTGRPPLGAAALVSK from the coding sequence TTGCGTGACGCGCTCGAGCGGGGCGCGGAGGCGTCGCTCGGCCGCGTGGCGCAAAGCCTCGGGATGACGAGCCGCACCTTGCAGCGACGCCTCGCCGGGGCCGGCGTCCAGTTCTCGGACCTGCTCGAGCAGGTCCGATGCGACAAGGCCCTCGAGCTCGTGCAGCGCTCGCGCGCCGATTACGAGGAGATCGCCGAGCGCGTCGGTTTCTCGGACGCGCGCTCGCTGCGCCGCGCCTTGAAGCGCCGCACCGGCCGGCCCCCCCTCGGAGCTGCGGCGCTCGTGAGTAAGTAG
- a CDS encoding cytochrome P450 has product MTDTHAPETRALYQSMRRARPVHYDERYRSWCIFRYDDVKTVLSDWESFSSDYGRLAPGSALDLIHRGNLNASDPPRHQRLRSLVSRAFTPRASAELEPEITRIAHALLDGIAPRGACELVEAFAGVLPLLVIADILGIPRAEHAYFRRLTLEVIEGFDSIVSGKPADPRPQEEMDAYFSQVIAERRAAPREDLTSRLLAAEVDGERLSDKELLGFIKLFLVAGNATTSRLISNTVLTLLEHPDELSRVYADPNLHGPAIEEVLRFRPPINTWFRVAAKDVELGGQTIRAKQQVVAFLGSANRDEAHFKDPDRFDIGRSPNPHLAFSSGIHFCIGAPLARLEARVALHAILERLPGLALASEEPLEPLKGLQSNGVARLPVRFRPA; this is encoded by the coding sequence ATGACCGACACCCACGCGCCCGAGACCCGAGCCCTCTATCAATCCATGCGCCGGGCGCGCCCTGTCCACTACGACGAGCGCTATCGAAGCTGGTGTATCTTCCGTTATGACGACGTGAAGACCGTGCTCTCGGACTGGGAGAGCTTCTCCTCCGACTACGGCCGCCTGGCCCCTGGTTCCGCCCTCGATCTCATCCACCGGGGCAACCTGAACGCCTCGGATCCACCGCGCCACCAGCGCCTGCGGAGCCTCGTCTCGCGCGCCTTCACCCCACGCGCCAGCGCCGAGCTGGAGCCGGAGATCACCCGCATCGCCCACGCGCTGCTCGACGGCATCGCCCCGCGCGGCGCGTGCGAGCTCGTCGAAGCGTTCGCCGGCGTCCTGCCCCTCCTGGTGATTGCCGACATCCTCGGCATCCCCCGGGCGGAGCACGCCTACTTCCGCCGGCTGACCCTGGAGGTCATCGAGGGCTTCGACTCCATCGTGAGCGGAAAGCCCGCGGATCCCCGCCCCCAGGAAGAAATGGACGCCTACTTCTCCCAGGTCATCGCGGAGCGGCGCGCCGCGCCTCGGGAGGACCTCACCTCGCGCCTGCTCGCGGCCGAGGTCGACGGCGAGCGCCTCAGCGACAAGGAGCTGCTCGGCTTCATCAAGCTCTTCCTCGTCGCGGGCAATGCAACCACCTCACGCCTCATCAGCAATACGGTGCTCACCTTGCTGGAGCACCCGGACGAGCTTTCCCGGGTATACGCCGACCCGAACCTCCACGGCCCGGCCATCGAGGAGGTGCTCCGGTTCCGGCCGCCCATCAATACCTGGTTCCGCGTCGCCGCGAAGGACGTGGAGCTCGGCGGCCAGACGATTCGCGCGAAGCAGCAGGTCGTCGCCTTCCTCGGCTCGGCCAACCGGGATGAGGCCCATTTCAAGGATCCGGACCGCTTCGACATCGGCCGGAGCCCGAACCCGCACCTCGCGTTCAGCAGCGGTATTCACTTCTGCATTGGCGCGCCGCTGGCGCGGCTCGAGGCGCGGGTGGCATTGCACGCGATCCTGGAGCGGCTTCCAGGGCTCGCGCTCGCGAGCGAGGAGCCGCTGGAGCCGCTCAAGGGGCTTCAATCCAACGGCGTGGCGAGGCTGCCCGTGCGGTTCCGGCCGGCTTGA
- a CDS encoding EF-hand domain-containing protein — MTTDLQTKKFSFVFNWFDQNGDGWLTRDDFEKIAGMFNALAAEDDEKTKTAMKDAFAYWWGLLLESGGGTSGEKIGLPEFLRIMASSVIAPENFENAVGRIATGMVAALDRDGNGSLSQKEFVRMYDVVGVPSTTSAEWFKRLDRDSSGEISCAEFRQAIVEFYLSPDPNVPGNWLLASMDVFK, encoded by the coding sequence ATGACGACGGATTTGCAGACCAAAAAATTCAGCTTCGTGTTCAACTGGTTCGATCAGAATGGCGATGGGTGGCTCACCCGGGACGACTTCGAGAAGATAGCCGGGATGTTCAACGCCCTGGCAGCCGAGGACGATGAAAAGACCAAGACCGCCATGAAGGATGCCTTCGCGTACTGGTGGGGCCTCCTGCTGGAGTCCGGTGGGGGCACGTCGGGAGAGAAGATCGGGCTGCCGGAGTTCCTCCGCATCATGGCCTCCAGCGTCATCGCGCCGGAGAATTTCGAAAATGCGGTGGGTCGCATCGCCACCGGGATGGTTGCAGCCCTCGATCGCGACGGCAACGGGAGCCTTTCGCAGAAAGAGTTCGTGCGAATGTACGACGTGGTGGGGGTTCCTTCGACGACGTCCGCCGAGTGGTTCAAGCGGCTCGACCGGGATAGCAGCGGGGAGATTAGCTGCGCCGAGTTCCGGCAGGCCATCGTCGAGTTTTACCTGAGCCCGGACCCGAACGTCCCCGGGAACTGGCTGCTCGCCTCCATGGATGTATTCAAGTAG
- a CDS encoding phytochelatin synthase family protein has protein sequence MIESPKSSKDLERISMVEFQQPIRCCNVTALAYGLTVLGFPTAIDDIFYATRLPVSSVLDDGMTLAETYDTALRLMRTSKLPVSVRVVHFDRPEATLSWFKTEMARAASDPQDIHLLNFNVNIAHDTALGGGHFALLADYDADTGELTVGDVNPRKYTRFWKCPVERMYKACVDKDSASDRSRGLLVLRKEQA, from the coding sequence ATGATCGAGTCGCCGAAGTCGTCGAAGGATCTCGAACGCATCAGCATGGTCGAGTTCCAGCAGCCGATCCGCTGCTGCAACGTCACGGCGCTCGCCTACGGGCTCACCGTGCTCGGTTTTCCCACGGCGATCGATGACATCTTTTACGCCACGCGGCTGCCGGTCTCGTCGGTGCTCGACGACGGGATGACGCTGGCCGAGACCTACGACACGGCGCTGCGCCTGATGCGGACCAGCAAGCTGCCCGTCTCGGTGCGGGTGGTGCACTTCGACCGGCCCGAGGCGACGCTTTCGTGGTTCAAGACCGAGATGGCCCGCGCCGCCTCCGATCCGCAGGACATCCACCTGCTCAACTTCAACGTCAACATCGCGCACGACACCGCGCTCGGCGGGGGTCACTTCGCGCTCCTGGCCGACTACGACGCGGACACCGGCGAGCTCACCGTGGGCGACGTCAATCCCCGCAAGTACACCCGCTTCTGGAAGTGTCCCGTCGAGCGGATGTACAAAGCCTGTGTCGACAAGGACTCCGCCTCCGACCGCTCCCGCGGCCTTCTGGTGCTGCGGAAAGAGCAGGCGTAG
- a CDS encoding zinc-dependent metalloprotease family protein has protein sequence MIRSVDRTLVPKDEPRFDHPQDEPEDAPEGPQPPLSTSIVVGGNVRILFLHASNVPNASAQASNIVTAFNKSLSLSAVSSNNSISIAGVQQVASNFAGMNRSAIINAMANRSAPFTNIDTSMDNTYADVAFLLVQEDPTAADMPGYGRIGGVAWLQNQANPFALSTDDYALGDLTALHELGHVFGGRHEDVANAGIARPVVAVDDTWMTIMGGVHRVPVQRSPRHLRTAQPLVPSRSDVHGSSARYPWAAGHGVMAREQHAHGLRVEARAAGDRIYE, from the coding sequence ATGATCCGAAGCGTCGATCGGACCCTGGTGCCCAAGGACGAGCCTCGGTTCGACCACCCGCAGGACGAGCCCGAAGACGCGCCGGAGGGCCCGCAGCCTCCCCTCTCCACGTCGATCGTCGTGGGCGGCAACGTTCGGATCTTGTTCCTGCACGCGAGCAACGTGCCGAACGCTTCCGCGCAGGCCTCGAACATCGTCACGGCGTTCAACAAGTCGCTGAGCCTGAGCGCCGTATCGTCCAACAACTCTATCTCGATCGCAGGCGTTCAGCAGGTCGCGAGCAACTTCGCCGGGATGAATCGATCGGCAATCATCAATGCCATGGCCAACCGATCGGCGCCCTTCACGAACATCGACACCAGCATGGACAACACCTATGCGGATGTCGCGTTCTTGCTCGTGCAGGAGGATCCGACGGCTGCCGACATGCCAGGTTATGGCCGTATCGGTGGGGTTGCCTGGTTGCAAAACCAGGCCAATCCCTTCGCCCTTTCCACGGACGATTACGCGCTGGGCGACCTGACCGCGCTGCACGAGCTCGGGCACGTGTTCGGAGGCAGGCACGAGGACGTTGCCAATGCAGGGATCGCACGCCCGGTCGTGGCCGTGGACGATACGTGGATGACCATCATGGGCGGGGTACATCGAGTGCCCGTTCAACGGTCTCCCCGCCACCTGCGTACGGCTCAACCGCTGGTCCCATCCCGATCAGACGTACATGGGAGTTCCGCTCGGTATCCCTGGGCAGCGGGACATGGAGTCATGGCTCGAGAGCAGCATGCCCACGGTCTCCGCGTGGAGGCCCGAGCCGCCGGTGACCGTATATACGAATAA
- a CDS encoding RNA polymerase sigma factor encodes MRSCRPCAPRPIKRCVRNHPRSAKIDRPRRYVCPRGRHIASVTSLAHASPAPPSGSPPRLAALAALRPVVFAWTGRWMSSPADRDDVTQDVLWEAATCRTGADVPEDELRPWLFVITARMACKYLRRERRHTKGGDVSPEEIVSPNVSPEVAAERAEFLRFLQGALAKLTPRQRAAFIGYDIEEKSHETIARSLGIPVTSVRNAAFEARMRLYAALCERDRDRRGVLPLLLLFLSDRGWRGSSGGESSEGSSGRRLLPRLPRSPDKIVEKVWAPLVGLLVGAAAAAAWLLPPSDAPRVRHLRLAPYVLVIFCDQVQEPVASIEPPPPAPDPAPVRRAPRAPAAPQTLTPEAEEALDRLFRGVKTYDPKEGQ; translated from the coding sequence GTGCGTTCGTGCCGCCCATGCGCACCACGTCCGATCAAGCGTTGTGTGAGGAACCATCCACGGTCAGCAAAAATCGACCGGCCCCGTCGGTATGTTTGCCCGCGTGGTCGACATATAGCCAGCGTGACCAGCCTCGCCCACGCCTCCCCCGCTCCGCCCTCCGGTTCCCCTCCGCGCCTCGCTGCGCTCGCGGCGCTCCGTCCCGTCGTTTTCGCATGGACGGGCCGCTGGATGAGTTCCCCGGCCGATCGCGACGACGTCACGCAGGACGTTTTGTGGGAGGCTGCGACATGCCGCACGGGCGCAGACGTCCCGGAGGACGAGCTGCGTCCGTGGTTGTTCGTCATCACGGCGCGGATGGCCTGCAAATACCTACGCCGCGAGCGACGCCACACCAAAGGCGGGGACGTCTCCCCCGAGGAGATCGTGTCCCCCAACGTCTCGCCCGAGGTTGCGGCCGAGCGCGCGGAGTTCCTTCGGTTCCTCCAGGGCGCGCTCGCCAAGTTGACCCCACGGCAACGCGCGGCTTTTATTGGTTACGACATCGAGGAAAAGTCACACGAGACGATTGCTCGATCGCTCGGCATTCCGGTGACTTCGGTGCGGAATGCTGCCTTCGAAGCACGAATGCGGCTCTACGCCGCGCTGTGCGAGCGTGACCGCGACAGGCGTGGTGTCCTTCCGCTTCTGCTTCTCTTCCTTTCCGACCGTGGGTGGCGCGGATCGTCGGGCGGGGAATCGTCCGAGGGGTCGTCCGGGCGCCGGCTCCTCCCTCGGCTCCCGCGGTCGCCGGACAAGATTGTCGAGAAGGTTTGGGCGCCATTGGTCGGCCTGCTCGTCGGAGCGGCGGCCGCTGCGGCGTGGTTGCTCCCGCCTTCCGATGCGCCGCGCGTTCGCCACCTTCGCCTCGCGCCGTACGTGCTGGTCATCTTCTGCGACCAAGTCCAAGAGCCCGTCGCCTCCATCGAGCCCCCTCCGCCGGCCCCGGACCCGGCTCCCGTCCGTCGCGCGCCTCGGGCCCCCGCCGCTCCGCAGACCTTGACGCCCGAGGCCGAAGAGGCGCTCGACAGGCTTTTCCGTGGGGTGAAGACCTACGACCCCAAAGAGGGGCAATGA